The Amycolatopsis sp. NBC_01480 genome segment CGAATCCACGTGTGCCTCTTTCCCGGCCTTGAGAAAATCAAAAGACAAAAAACGGCGCCCACCCGAGCGTGCGGGTGGGCGCCGTTGATCAAGCTACTTGGCGTCGGTCTTCGTCCGCTTGCCGTAGCGCTTCTCGAACCGCGCGACCCGGCCACCGGTGTCCATGATCTTCTGCTTGCCGGTGTAGAACGGGTGGCAGTTCGAACAGATCTCGACGTGGATCTCGCCCGAGTCCTTGGTGCTGCGGGTGGTGAAGCTGTTCCCGCAGTTGCAAGTGACCTGGGTGGTCACGTATTCGGGGTGAATACCGCTCTTCATGGTGTCCTCTCTCGTTGGCCCCGGGTCCCCGGAGGTAGGGTGAACCGGTGCCGGACTTCAGCGGGTCATTCTGCCAGACGGGCTGACAGCTGCTTCAACACACCCCGGTGACCTGGTATTCCACGCCGCCACGGCCGGCGGTTGAGCCCTCAACCAGCCCTCGTTTGTACGAATCTTGTACCTATTGGCGCGATGCTCGCCGGACTCGTGAATTACCCACAGGTAGGAGGCTCAGCATGCGCACAACCGACCTGCTCTCCCGGGTGGTGAAGCCCGCGGCCGTGGCCGCGCTGGTCGCCGCCGCGGTGCTCGTCGCCCCGGCCGCGAACGCGAGCACCGGGATCACCGCCGCCGACGTCCACCCCGCCGCCGCCACCTTCACCGAGCTGCCCTCGAGCACGGTGAGCGTCGACAGCGCCGGTGACGGCACCCCGGCCGGCGCCGTCGCCTGGTACAAGGCGCACCTGGGCAGCACCGGCTGGCAGGGCTACTGCGAGAAGGCCGCCGAGAACGCCTACGGCACCACCGGCGTCTGGGCCTCGGCGAACGCGCACTGGAACGGCGCGAGCCCGAAGCACACCAGCGGCACCCCGCCGCTCGGCTCGTTCGTGTACTGGAACATCAGCGCGTACGGCCACGTCGGCATCGCCGACGGCAGCGGCGGCTTCTACGCCAGCAGCGTCAACGGCGCGATCGGCCACGGCAGCTCGACCAGCTACTTCTCCAACTACCGCGGCTGGACCCCGGCCGCCGTGCCGCACCAGTAACCCACGAAAGCCGTCAAGGCCTCCTTACCCGCGTGGGACGCGGGTAAGGAGGCCTTGACGGCTTTGCCGGGAACGGTCAGTCGTCGTCGTTCGAGCCGAGGGCCGTCTTCGAGACCTGCATGAGGAACTCGATGTTGGTCTTCGTCTTGCGCAGGCGCGAGATCAGCAGGTCGATGGCCTGCTGCGAGTCCAGCGCGTGCAGCACGCGCTGCAGCTTGTGCGTGACCGCCAGCTCGTCCGGCGAGAGCAGCAGCTCTTCCTTACGGGTGCTGGACGGGTTGATGTCCACGGCCGGGAACACGCGCCGCTCGGCGATCTTGCGGTCGAGCTTGAGCTCGGCGTTGCCGGTGCCCTTGAACTCCTCGAAGATCACCGTGTCCATCGTCGACCCGGTCTCCACCATGGCGGTGGCGAACACGGTCAGCGAGCCGCCGTTCTCGATGTTGCGCGCCGCGCCGAGGAACCGCTTCGGCGGGTACAGCGCGGTCGAGTCGACACCACCGGACAGGATCCGGCCGGACGCCGGGGCCGCTAGGTTGTACGCGCGGCCCAGGCGGGTGATCGAGTCGAGCAGCACGACCACGTCGTGGCCCATCTCGACCAGTCGCTTGGCCCGTTCGATGGACAGCTCCGCGACCGAGGTGTGGTCGGCCGGCGGGCGGTCGAAGGTGGAGGCGATGACCTCGCCCTTCACCGACCGCTGCATGTCGGTGACCTCTTCGGGACGTTCGTCCACGAGCACGACCATCAGGTGGCACTCGGGGTTGTTCGTCGCGATCGCGTTGGCGATGTCCTGCATGATCGTGGTCTTACCGGCCTTGGGCGGCGACACGATCAGCGCCCGCTGTCCCTTGCCCACCGGCATGATCAGGTCGATCACGCGGGTGGTGAGCTTGTGCGACTCGGTCTCGAGGCGCAGCCGCTCGTTCGGGTACAGCGGGGTCAGCTTGGTGAACTCGGGACGGCGCTTGGACTCGTCCGGGTCCAGCCCGTTGATCGAGTCGACGCGCACCAGCGGGTTGAACTTCTGCCGCTGCTGCTCGCCGTCGCGCGGCTGGCGCACGACGCCGGTGATGGCGTCACCGCGGCGCAGGCCGTACTTGCGGACCAGCGAAAGCGAGACGTACACGTCGTTCGGCCCGGCGAGGTAGCCCGAGGTGCGGACGAACGCGTAGTTGTCCAGCACGTCCAGGATGCCCGCGACGGGCAGCAGGACGTCGTCCTCGCGGATCTCGGTGTCCGGCGAGCCGCTTTCGCGCTGGCCGCCACCGGTGCCGCGGCGACGGCGGTCGCGGAAGCGACGGCCGCGACGGCCGCCTTCCTCGTCGTCGTCCCCGCCCTGCTGGCGGTTGTCCTGCTGGCCGCGGTTGCCGTTGTCCTGCTGGTTGCCGCGCTGCTGCCGGTTGTCCTGGCCGCCCCGGTTGTCCCGGTTGCCGCCCTGCCGGTCGCCACGGTCGCCGCGGTCGCGCTGGTTGCCGTTCTCCCGGTCGCCGCGCTGGTTGCCGCCATCGCGCTCGGCCCGGTCGCCGCGCTGCTGGTTGCCGCCTTCACGGTCACCGCGGTCACCGCGCTGGCCGCCGTCACGCTGGCCCTCGGGCGCACCCGCGGGCCGGTTCGAACCGCGGCGGCGACGGCCTCGGCCGCCCTCCTCCTGCTGCTGACCGTCGCCGTCTTGGCGCTCCTGCTGCGCGGGGCGCTGCTCGGCCGGGGCGGAGTTCTGCGGCGCCTCGGCCACCGGGGCCGAGCCGTTGCTCTCGGCCTTGGGCGCCTCGGCCGGGGCCTCCTCGCGCTTCTTCGCGGCGCGAGCCGGCTCCTCGGTCTTGACGGCCTTCGGGGCCTTGGCGGCCTCGGGAGCGTCGCCGACGCCTTCGAGCGGGAGCGTCTCCGCGGTACCGGCGGCGCGCTTCTTGGTCTTGCCCTGACGCTCGCGGATGGCCGCGATCAGGTCACCCTTGCGCATCCCGGTGGTCTCGCCCACACCCAGTTCGCCCGCCAGCTGGCGGAGCTCGGCGATGACCATTCCGGACAGGCCCCCGGTGCGGCGCTTCGGAGCGGCCGCGGCCCCATTGCTCTCAGCGGCCGCGGCGGGGGTTTCCACGTCGCCGCTCAACAGATCGGTGTTGCTCACACATGTCCTTCCTGACCGATCCACGCCTCCAGGTGGATCAGCGGACTGCCGCCGATCGCGTCTGATCGCGAAACGGCATTTGCTTCCGATGCGGACGAGTCGCGCCTAACCGTGCGAGACACAGCGAGAGCGCCGCCAGCACAGGGGTGTTTGCCTCCCCCAAACGGAGGAAACGGAATTCGGCACCGCCGAAACCGGAAACCCGCCTGCGTCCTCCGCTTTCCCGCAGCTCATGCGGTACGGATTGGCGGATCGACGAAGGATGCGATCCGGAGACTCCCGAGGAGCGGACAGGACCGGCACCGGATGCGGAAACGCACGGTGATCGAACGCCCCCGAGGGTAGACCGACGCCCACCGGGGTGCAACAACCACCCCCCGCGTGGCGCGGCTGCCCCCTGCCCCGTGACCGGGGCTTTACAGAGCCGCAACCTGCACACCGGCGAGGTCCACGCCCAGCTCCGCGACGTCGAATCCGGTGACGTCGGTATCCGGCGGCAATTCTCCGGTGGTGGTCAGCGCCAGGACGGTGGGACCGGCGCCGGAAATCGTCGCAGCGATTCCTCGAGCACGGAGCGTGCGCACCAGCTCGGTGCTGGCCGGGTACGCGCTCGCGCGGTAGTCCTGGTGCAGCCGGTCCTCGGTGGCCGCCAGCAGCAGCTCGGGGCGGGCGGTCATGGCCAGCACCGAAAGTGCGGCCCGCCCGGCACTGTGCGCCGCGTCCGGGTGCGGGACCTGGGCCGGGAGCAGCCCGCGGGTGGCGTCGGTGGACGACTTCACCGCGGGCACGGCCACGACCGGCCGGATCGACGGCGCCGGCGTCACGCGCTCGGCGTGGAACCGGCCGTCCTCGCACCAGGCCACGACCAGGCCGCCCAGCAGGCTCGCGGCCGCGTTGTCGGCGTGGCCCTCGAACTCGGCGGCCAGCTGGAGTGCCTCGTCGTCGAGCGGCGCCCCGGCCAGTGCGTAGCCCAGCGCCACCCCGGAAACCACCGCCGCCGCGGACGAGCCGAGCCCGCGCGCGTGCGGGATGTTGTTGAAACAACGCAGGTGCAGTCCCGGCGGGCGGACGCCGAGGTGCGCGCACGCCCGGCGGATGGCCCGCACCACCAGGTGCGTCTCGTCGGTCGGCACGTCGGCGATACCGCCCGCGCCCGCGTCGAAGACCTCGACTTTCAGGCCCTCGTCGGTGACCTGCAGCTCGACC includes the following:
- the rpmE gene encoding 50S ribosomal protein L31, with the protein product MKSGIHPEYVTTQVTCNCGNSFTTRSTKDSGEIHVEICSNCHPFYTGKQKIMDTGGRVARFEKRYGKRTKTDAK
- a CDS encoding CHAP domain-containing protein is translated as MRTTDLLSRVVKPAAVAALVAAAVLVAPAANASTGITAADVHPAAATFTELPSSTVSVDSAGDGTPAGAVAWYKAHLGSTGWQGYCEKAAENAYGTTGVWASANAHWNGASPKHTSGTPPLGSFVYWNISAYGHVGIADGSGGFYASSVNGAIGHGSSTSYFSNYRGWTPAAVPHQ
- the rho gene encoding transcription termination factor Rho, with the translated sequence MSNTDLLSGDVETPAAAAESNGAAAAPKRRTGGLSGMVIAELRQLAGELGVGETTGMRKGDLIAAIRERQGKTKKRAAGTAETLPLEGVGDAPEAAKAPKAVKTEEPARAAKKREEAPAEAPKAESNGSAPVAEAPQNSAPAEQRPAQQERQDGDGQQQEEGGRGRRRRGSNRPAGAPEGQRDGGQRGDRGDREGGNQQRGDRAERDGGNQRGDRENGNQRDRGDRGDRQGGNRDNRGGQDNRQQRGNQQDNGNRGQQDNRQQGGDDDEEGGRRGRRFRDRRRRGTGGGQRESGSPDTEIREDDVLLPVAGILDVLDNYAFVRTSGYLAGPNDVYVSLSLVRKYGLRRGDAITGVVRQPRDGEQQRQKFNPLVRVDSINGLDPDESKRRPEFTKLTPLYPNERLRLETESHKLTTRVIDLIMPVGKGQRALIVSPPKAGKTTIMQDIANAIATNNPECHLMVVLVDERPEEVTDMQRSVKGEVIASTFDRPPADHTSVAELSIERAKRLVEMGHDVVVLLDSITRLGRAYNLAAPASGRILSGGVDSTALYPPKRFLGAARNIENGGSLTVFATAMVETGSTMDTVIFEEFKGTGNAELKLDRKIAERRVFPAVDINPSSTRKEELLLSPDELAVTHKLQRVLHALDSQQAIDLLISRLRKTKTNIEFLMQVSKTALGSNDDD
- the thrB gene encoding homoserine kinase, which produces MTSTGFRATVPGSTANLGPGFDALGLALARHDVVELQVTDEGLKVEVFDAGAGGIADVPTDETHLVVRAIRRACAHLGVRPPGLHLRCFNNIPHARGLGSSAAAVVSGVALGYALAGAPLDDEALQLAAEFEGHADNAAASLLGGLVVAWCEDGRFHAERVTPAPSIRPVVAVPAVKSSTDATRGLLPAQVPHPDAAHSAGRAALSVLAMTARPELLLAATEDRLHQDYRASAYPASTELVRTLRARGIAATISGAGPTVLALTTTGELPPDTDVTGFDVAELGVDLAGVQVAAL